From one Bradyrhizobium sp. Ash2021 genomic stretch:
- a CDS encoding cupredoxin domain-containing protein, with translation MLSRRHLSVVTLLALAALAVPAHAATIQVVMENLVISPAEASAKVGDTIEWINKDVFAHTATARNGDFDLTIPPNKTVTSVLKKAGTVEYYCRFHPNMRAVLNIAP, from the coding sequence ATGTTGTCGAGACGGCATCTCTCCGTCGTGACGCTGCTTGCGCTTGCAGCGTTGGCCGTCCCGGCACATGCGGCGACAATTCAGGTCGTCATGGAAAATCTCGTGATCTCGCCGGCCGAGGCTTCGGCCAAGGTCGGCGACACCATCGAATGGATCAACAAGGATGTCTTCGCCCACACCGCGACCGCGCGGAACGGCGATTTTGACCTGACGATACCGCCGAACAAGACGGTGACATCGGTTTTGAAGAAAGCCGGCACGGTCGAATATTATTGCCGCTTCCATCCCAACATGAGGGCGGTGCTCAATATCGCGCCGTAG
- a CDS encoding aromatic ring-hydroxylating dioxygenase subunit alpha: protein MTDDGIFLRNSWYVAAWNHELIDGTKLARTILERPVVIYRGASGKVVALDDRCCHRAAPLSMGRIEGDDIRCMYHGMKFEPGGKCIQIPGQDMIPPKLGVRSYPVVERYNLIWIWMGEAEKADPNLIVDYPPLADAKWRGLPGYMHYKANWLLIVDNLSDFAHLAFVHTHTLGGSEEYAYKTKPVAIEKLDDGFRVERWHMGAEPPPYHQKVISNRADKIDRRNIGRMIVPGIFLLDTMFAPAGQGAEKGVQVPGTRQYRNAQFMTPETRSSTHFFWNYLHDFEIDNPNISLSLRNSLEEAFNEDKAIIEAQQTVFDADPNYQLLAIGADAALTYFRWVLARRIEAEKSAAKAA, encoded by the coding sequence ATGACCGATGACGGAATCTTTCTTCGCAATTCCTGGTACGTCGCGGCCTGGAATCACGAATTGATCGACGGCACGAAGCTGGCCCGCACGATTCTGGAGCGCCCGGTCGTGATCTATCGCGGCGCAAGCGGCAAGGTCGTGGCGCTCGACGACCGCTGCTGCCATCGCGCCGCGCCGCTGTCGATGGGCCGGATCGAAGGCGACGACATCCGCTGCATGTACCACGGCATGAAGTTCGAGCCGGGCGGCAAGTGCATCCAGATCCCCGGCCAGGACATGATCCCGCCAAAACTCGGCGTGCGCAGCTATCCGGTGGTCGAGCGCTACAATCTGATCTGGATCTGGATGGGCGAAGCCGAAAAGGCCGATCCGAACCTGATCGTGGATTATCCGCCGCTTGCGGATGCCAAATGGCGCGGGCTGCCCGGCTATATGCACTACAAGGCCAACTGGCTGTTGATCGTCGACAATCTCAGCGATTTTGCGCATCTCGCTTTCGTGCATACCCATACGCTCGGGGGCTCCGAGGAATACGCCTACAAGACGAAGCCGGTCGCGATCGAAAAGCTGGACGACGGTTTTCGCGTCGAGCGCTGGCATATGGGCGCCGAACCGCCGCCCTATCATCAGAAGGTGATCTCGAACCGGGCCGACAAAATCGACCGCCGCAATATCGGCCGCATGATCGTTCCCGGCATCTTCCTGCTCGATACGATGTTTGCGCCGGCGGGGCAGGGCGCGGAGAAGGGCGTTCAGGTGCCGGGCACGCGGCAGTATCGCAACGCCCAGTTCATGACGCCGGAGACGCGAAGCTCGACGCATTTCTTCTGGAACTATCTGCACGATTTCGAGATCGACAATCCGAACATCTCGCTGTCGCTGCGCAACAGCCTCGAAGAGGCGTTCAACGAGGACAAGGCGATCATTGAGGCGCAGCAGACGGTGTTCGACGCCGATCCGAACTACCAGCTGCTCGCGATCGGCGCGGATGCGGCGCTGACCTATTTCCGCTGGGTGCTGGCGCGGCGGATCGAGGCGGAAAAAAGCGCGGCGAAGGCGGCGTGA
- a CDS encoding RidA family protein — MTIQRFETGPRMSQVVVHGNTVYLAGVVAHKATGESVTKQTQEVLSIIDSHLAKAGSDKSKLLTATIYLTDMKNFAEMNAVWDGWVSAGNTPARATVEAKLAAPQYGVEIMVVAAK, encoded by the coding sequence ATGACCATCCAGCGTTTCGAAACCGGCCCGCGCATGAGCCAGGTCGTCGTCCACGGCAACACCGTTTATCTCGCGGGGGTCGTGGCCCACAAGGCGACCGGCGAAAGCGTGACCAAGCAGACGCAGGAGGTGCTCTCGATCATCGACAGCCATCTCGCCAAGGCCGGAAGCGACAAATCGAAGCTGCTGACGGCCACGATCTACCTCACCGACATGAAAAACTTCGCCGAGATGAACGCGGTGTGGGACGGCTGGGTATCGGCCGGAAACACGCCGGCGCGCGCCACCGTCGAAGCCAAGCTGGCCGCACCGCAATATGGCGTTGAAATCATGGTGGTCGCGGCGAAGTGA
- a CDS encoding DUF4142 domain-containing protein — MFVRLSAAIAALSLLGSAALAEGAKPTDPQIAHIAYTAGVIDIAAARQAISKAGNKDVKAFAEDMVRDHEAVNKQALDLVKKLNVTPEDNDTSKALSKQAADKLAELGKLKGADYDKAYVANEVAYHKTVNTALETQLIPSASNPELKSLLQTGLKIFQGHEQHAEHVAAELK, encoded by the coding sequence ATGTTCGTTCGTTTGAGCGCGGCTATCGCCGCATTGAGCCTTTTGGGCAGCGCCGCCCTCGCCGAAGGCGCCAAGCCCACCGATCCGCAGATCGCGCATATCGCCTACACCGCCGGCGTCATCGATATCGCCGCCGCCAGGCAGGCGATCTCGAAAGCCGGCAACAAGGACGTCAAGGCGTTCGCCGAAGACATGGTGCGCGACCATGAAGCCGTCAACAAGCAGGCGCTGGACCTCGTCAAGAAGCTCAATGTGACGCCGGAGGATAACGACACCAGCAAGGCGCTGTCGAAGCAGGCCGCCGACAAGCTTGCCGAACTCGGCAAGTTGAAGGGCGCCGACTACGACAAGGCCTATGTCGCCAACGAAGTGGCCTACCACAAGACGGTCAACACTGCGCTGGAGACGCAGTTGATTCCGTCGGCCAGCAATCCCGAGCTGAAGAGCCTGCTGCAGACCGGCCTGAAGATCTTTCAGGGCCACGAGCAACATGCCGAACACGTCGCCGCCGAACTGAAGTAG
- a CDS encoding LysR family transcriptional regulator, with protein MDWRDWELFCEVVQHGGFSAAARVLGHPKSSLSAAVQRLESNLGLRLIERTTRHLRLTDAGQTIYQRVRPLFTALHDTHGEALAMSSAIAGTLRIKAPYEFGAHHAGPVACELMGRYPDLVIRIDVEHEFVSPVAENYDIVFAMLEAPLPSTGIVIRRVSSLERGLFAAPALLERLGEPRTLEDLAKFPLLIGPSDTPWALTTPAGVSEQLAVSNARLVSSNADIRLQAALAGHGVLRVTASYTKVAVAAGLLRRLLPDHVCEPLNVHALLPARQFVPAKVRCFLDAMEAQERGGAAAQIEA; from the coding sequence ATGGATTGGCGGGATTGGGAGCTGTTTTGCGAGGTCGTGCAGCATGGCGGCTTTAGCGCCGCCGCACGCGTGCTCGGGCATCCCAAGTCGAGCCTGAGTGCTGCAGTGCAGCGGCTGGAAAGCAATCTCGGGCTCCGGCTGATCGAACGCACCACCCGTCATTTGCGCCTGACCGACGCGGGCCAGACGATCTATCAGCGGGTGCGGCCGCTATTCACAGCGCTGCACGATACCCATGGCGAGGCGCTGGCCATGAGTAGCGCCATCGCCGGCACGCTGCGCATCAAGGCGCCTTACGAGTTCGGCGCGCACCATGCAGGCCCGGTGGCCTGCGAATTGATGGGCCGTTACCCGGATCTGGTGATCCGGATCGATGTCGAGCACGAATTCGTCAGCCCCGTCGCCGAGAACTATGACATCGTGTTCGCGATGCTCGAGGCCCCGCTGCCCTCGACGGGTATTGTGATCCGACGGGTTTCTTCGCTGGAGCGCGGACTGTTCGCGGCGCCGGCGCTGCTGGAAAGGCTCGGCGAGCCCCGCACCCTGGAAGACCTCGCCAAATTTCCTCTGCTCATTGGTCCGAGCGACACGCCCTGGGCGCTGACGACGCCGGCGGGCGTGAGCGAGCAGCTTGCGGTTTCAAACGCGCGGCTGGTCAGTTCGAATGCCGACATAAGGCTGCAGGCGGCGCTGGCCGGGCACGGTGTGTTGCGGGTGACCGCGAGCTACACAAAAGTCGCCGTTGCAGCGGGATTGCTGCGGCGGCTGCTGCCGGATCACGTGTGCGAGCCGCTCAACGTGCACGCGCTGCTGCCGGCGCGGCAGTTCGTTCCGGCCAAAGTGCGATGTTTCCTCGATGCCATGGAGGCCCAGGAACGCGGCGGCGCGGCGGCGCAGATCGAGGCGTAG
- a CDS encoding cytochrome c, which produces MPMREPCIAAFALFALACATPAQAQSTYGIGRAATPAEIAGWNIDVDREGDNLPPGSGSVNHGREVFDRQCAACHGAKGEGGVGDRLVGGQGTLATPNPVRTVGSYWPYAPTLFDYIRRAMPQNAPQSLSSEDVYAVSAYILHLNGLLPAEATLDARSLSAIKMPNRNMFVGDSRPDIKNPACVTGCGGSK; this is translated from the coding sequence ATGCCAATGCGTGAGCCTTGCATCGCAGCGTTCGCCTTATTTGCGCTTGCATGCGCGACACCTGCGCAGGCGCAAAGTACCTACGGCATCGGGCGGGCTGCAACGCCGGCGGAGATCGCTGGTTGGAATATCGATGTCGATCGCGAGGGTGACAACCTTCCGCCGGGAAGCGGCAGCGTCAATCACGGCCGCGAGGTCTTCGATCGGCAATGTGCGGCTTGTCACGGCGCAAAGGGTGAGGGTGGCGTTGGCGATCGGCTTGTCGGCGGGCAGGGCACACTCGCGACGCCAAATCCGGTGAGGACCGTCGGCAGCTATTGGCCGTACGCCCCGACATTATTCGATTATATCCGCCGCGCCATGCCGCAGAACGCGCCGCAATCGCTAAGTAGCGAAGACGTTTATGCGGTCTCGGCTTACATTCTCCATCTGAACGGCCTGCTGCCGGCAGAGGCGACCCTCGACGCCAGGTCGCTAAGCGCGATCAAGATGCCGAATCGAAATATGTTCGTCGGCGATTCCCGGCCCGACATCAAAAATCCGGCATGCGTGACGGGGTGCGGAGGAAGCAAGTAA
- a CDS encoding RNA polymerase sigma factor — translation MRHTQAPRAVPSGPIDAELVRRARSRDEAAVRAIMQTNNRRLFRLARGILRNDSEAEDVVQETYVRAFTHLDQFRADSSLSTWLSRIAMNEALGRLRRQRPGVEWSSLPQRVLEAQIIQFPLSAAADPEKSMAQREIQHVVEHAIDELPEAFRLVFITRVIEGMNVEETAEILGLKPETVKTRLHRARTMLRDNVEKKIGPVVMEAFPFAGRRCERLTDAVLKRLGF, via the coding sequence ATGCGTCACACCCAGGCCCCACGCGCAGTTCCGAGCGGCCCCATCGACGCCGAACTGGTCCGGCGCGCGCGGTCCCGCGACGAGGCCGCGGTTCGCGCGATCATGCAGACCAACAATCGCAGGCTGTTCCGGCTGGCCCGCGGCATATTGCGCAACGACAGCGAAGCCGAGGATGTGGTCCAGGAAACCTATGTCCGGGCATTCACGCATCTGGACCAGTTCCGCGCCGACTCCAGCCTTTCCACCTGGCTTTCCCGTATCGCCATGAACGAGGCGCTCGGGCGGCTGCGCCGGCAGCGGCCGGGCGTGGAGTGGAGTTCGTTGCCGCAACGCGTGCTCGAAGCGCAAATCATCCAGTTCCCCTTGTCGGCCGCCGCCGATCCGGAAAAATCCATGGCCCAGCGTGAAATTCAGCATGTCGTCGAACACGCGATCGACGAGCTGCCCGAGGCGTTTCGTCTCGTCTTCATCACCCGCGTGATCGAGGGCATGAATGTCGAGGAAACCGCCGAGATCCTCGGGCTGAAGCCGGAAACCGTGAAGACGCGGCTGCATCGCGCCCGCACCATGCTGCGCGACAATGTCGAGAAGAAAATCGGCCCCGTGGTAATGGAGGCGTTTCCGTTTGCCGGCAGGCGCTGCGAGCGGCTGACCGACGCGGTGCTGAAGCGGCTGGGCTTCTGA
- a CDS encoding nuclear transport factor 2 family protein: MTDHTTIAHRYIELWNERMPSRRREMLATNWTSDARYVDPLMSGDGHDGVDALIAGVQQRFPDFKFKLIGEPNGYGDRVRFSWGLGPEGADSPIKGTDFVILKDGRIRNITGFLDQIPQGA; encoded by the coding sequence ATGACTGACCACACGACCATTGCCCACCGCTACATCGAGCTGTGGAACGAGCGGATGCCGAGCCGCCGCCGCGAGATGCTGGCGACCAACTGGACCAGCGACGCCAGATATGTCGACCCACTGATGTCAGGCGACGGCCATGACGGCGTCGATGCCTTGATCGCGGGCGTGCAGCAGCGCTTTCCGGATTTCAAGTTCAAGCTGATCGGCGAGCCCAACGGCTATGGCGATCGCGTCCGCTTCTCCTGGGGGCTCGGCCCCGAGGGCGCCGACAGCCCGATCAAGGGCACGGATTTCGTCATCCTGAAGGACGGGCGGATCCGCAACATCACCGGCTTCCTCGATCAGATCCCGCAGGGCGCCTGA
- a CDS encoding Hint domain-containing protein — MAFAAGTEIATPGGTVAIENLKVGNEVLAGAGSAPHLTWTPVAVAFIHSTPPGTLHPAICYIVFDAGRSLVCTQDQLFMRPDGTLAPASDLPPGGKLLDQNGNDVLIVEVITGTYSGVLYRFETSLSAEGSIDGHLILAGGVVAEDFGLQSG; from the coding sequence ATGGCATTCGCTGCAGGGACTGAGATCGCGACACCCGGGGGGACGGTCGCGATCGAGAATCTGAAAGTCGGCAACGAAGTACTGGCGGGCGCCGGCAGCGCGCCGCATTTGACATGGACCCCTGTGGCGGTGGCGTTCATCCATAGTACGCCGCCGGGGACGCTCCATCCGGCAATTTGTTATATCGTCTTCGATGCAGGGCGGAGTCTCGTCTGCACCCAGGATCAGCTTTTCATGCGCCCCGACGGGACCCTTGCGCCCGCCAGTGACCTCCCGCCAGGCGGCAAACTGCTCGACCAGAATGGAAACGATGTTCTAATCGTGGAGGTCATTACGGGGACGTACTCAGGCGTCCTTTATCGCTTTGAGACCAGCCTGAGCGCGGAAGGGTCGATTGACGGACATCTCATCCTGGCGGGCGGCGTCGTCGCCGAAGACTTTGGGTTGCAGTCCGGCTAG
- a CDS encoding PHB depolymerase family esterase yields MEMHQIRCFLAVLAIGLGASAASAETLVIGGATRTFITQFPDTRPAPLVIVLHGNTQTGADVMTRTSWPEVAKRERFGVIFPDGLNRAWADLRPHGKRAGRVAPKGTDDTAFIVALIGKYVADGTADPKRIYVTGLSNGGAMTMTLACARADLFAAAASVIMNLTDESASACRPSRPVPMLIMNGTIDPLIPYQGGKGASRFAVEGFWSAEKTLAFWRRVNGCEAQDAAATDLDDRDQSDRSTVTLISSHCPPGRDAVLYRVNGGGHRMPSHLPDARFPGIATAFFGPQNHDIDGAETIWAFFKKFP; encoded by the coding sequence ATGGAAATGCATCAGATTCGCTGCTTCCTCGCGGTCCTGGCGATCGGGCTCGGCGCTAGCGCTGCTTCTGCCGAGACGCTCGTGATCGGCGGTGCGACGCGCACGTTCATCACCCAATTCCCCGACACCAGGCCCGCGCCGCTGGTGATCGTGCTCCATGGCAATACCCAGACCGGCGCCGACGTCATGACCCGAACCTCATGGCCGGAGGTCGCCAAACGCGAGCGTTTTGGCGTGATCTTTCCCGACGGCCTCAATCGCGCCTGGGCCGATCTGCGGCCCCACGGCAAGCGCGCCGGCCGCGTAGCGCCGAAAGGTACCGACGACACAGCCTTCATCGTCGCCCTGATCGGGAAATATGTCGCTGACGGCACCGCGGACCCGAAGCGGATTTACGTCACCGGCCTCTCAAATGGCGGCGCGATGACCATGACGCTCGCTTGCGCGCGTGCCGATCTGTTCGCGGCGGCCGCCAGCGTCATCATGAATCTCACCGACGAATCGGCCAGCGCCTGCCGCCCGTCGCGCCCGGTGCCGATGCTGATCATGAACGGAACGATCGATCCCCTGATTCCGTATCAGGGCGGCAAGGGCGCCAGCCGCTTCGCGGTGGAAGGATTTTGGTCGGCCGAAAAGACGCTGGCGTTCTGGCGCCGCGTCAATGGCTGCGAGGCGCAGGATGCCGCCGCGACCGATCTCGACGACCGCGATCAATCGGACCGGAGCACGGTGACGCTGATCTCGTCGCACTGCCCGCCGGGGCGCGATGCCGTGCTCTATCGCGTCAATGGCGGCGGCCACCGCATGCCCAGCCACTTGCCGGATGCGCGCTTTCCAGGCATCGCGACCGCGTTCTTCGGGCCGCAAAACCACGACATCGACGGTGCCGAGACGATCTGGGCGTTTTTCAAAAAATTTCCCTAA